Proteins from one Triticum aestivum cultivar Chinese Spring chromosome 7A, IWGSC CS RefSeq v2.1, whole genome shotgun sequence genomic window:
- the LOC123151313 gene encoding probable E3 ubiquitin-protein ligase XBOS36, which yields MGNALGCAGLGERLAAAARDGDPAEVRRLLAADPGLARCTATFGNLSSPLHLAATKGHHEIAALLLEKGADANARNVYGQTPLMQACRSGHWEVVQTLLAFRCNVWKADGLTGRTALHAAAAGGHVRCARLLLADAAGAGEGAGARYANRAAGGGVTALHLAALHGHVDCVHLLVDEGASLDAQTLPCAAAPMAAIGAGSTPLHYAASGGEVRCCQVLVSRGADRMAANCNGWLAVDVARMWKCNWLEHVLAPKSQLPVPKFPPSAYLSLPLPSLLAVARDYAAAGFPASPDSGAGNDDDACSVCLERPCNVAAEVCGHELCLKCAMDLCTVMKAYEVPGLAGTVPCPLCRSGIASFRKAVAAATAPPEDDHQSMGGSGSLPCACARCQDRHGSPEDEEDEKSTCRSSGHRSYGGSGLDGPEAAIAPLYCAPFTGPSAILS from the exons ATGGGGAACGCGCTGGGGTGCGCCGGGCTGGGCGAGCGGCTGGCCGCGGCGGCGAGGGACGGCGACCCGGCGGAGGTGCGGCGGCTGCTGGCGGCGGACCCGGGGCTCGCGCGGTGCACAGCCACCTTCGGCAACCTCAGCTCGCCGCTCCACCTCGCCGCCACCAAGGGCCACCACGAG ATCGCGGCGCTGCTGCTGGAGAAGGGAGCCGACGCGAACGCGAGGAACGTGTACGGACAG ACGCCGTTGATGCAAGCGTGCCGCTCAGGGCACTGGGAGGTGGTTCAGACGCTTCTCGCCTTCAGATGCAAT GTGTGGAAGGCGGACGGGCTGACCGGGCGCACGGCGctgcacgcggcggcggcgggcgggcacgTGCGGTGCGCGCGGCTGCTGCTGGCGGACGCGGCCGGCGCGGGCGAGGGCGCCGGGGCCCGGTACGCgaaccgggcggcgggcggcggcgtcacGGCGCTGCACCTGGCGGCGCTGCACGGGCACGTGGACTGCGTGCACCTGCTGGTCGACGAGGGGGCGTCCCTGGACGCGCAGACGCTGCCCTGCGCCGCGGCGCCCATGGCGGCCATcggcgccgggagcacgccgctgCACTACGCGGCGTCCGGCGGCGAGGTCCGGTGCTGCCAGGTGCTCGTCTCCCGCGGCGCCGACCGGATGGCCGCCAACTGCAACGGGTGGCTCGCCGTGGACGTGGCCCGGATGTGGAAGTGCAACTGGCTGGAGCACGTGCTGGCGCCCAAGTCGCAGCTCCCCGTCCCCAAGTTCCCGCCCTCCGCCTACCTCTCCCTCCCGCTCCCCTCCCTCCTCGCCGTCGCCAGGGACTACGCCGCCGCCGGCTTCCCCGCCTCGCCGGACTCCGGTGCCGGCAACGACGACGACGCCTGCTCCGTCTGCCTCGAGAGACCCTGCAACGTCGCCGCCGAAG TGTGCGGGCACGAGCTGTGCCTCAAGTGCGCGATGGACCTGTGCACGGTGATGAAGGCGTACGAGGTGCCGGGGCTGGCCGGCACCGTGCCGTGCCCGCTCTGCCGGAGCGGCATCGCCTCCTTCAGGAAGGCCGTCGCCGCGGCCACCGCGCCGCCCGAGGACGACCACCAGAGCATGGGCGGCAGCGGCAGCCTGCCCTGCGCGTGCGCGCGCTGCCAGGACCGCCACGGCAGCCCGGAGGATGAGGAGGACGAGAAAAGCACATGCCGGTCTTCCGGGCACCGGAGCTACGGCGGAAGCGGCTTGGACGGCCCGGAGGCCGCCATAGCTCCCCTCTACTGCGCCCCGTTCACCGGCCCCTCCGCCATCTTGTCCTGA
- the LOC123151314 gene encoding uncharacterized protein gives MPSSRLVPKDGEWGGGVALEVTVLSAESLRLPPTYSPLPRRLRPYVAVSSSSSSSSAGCSTGVAPASSGAGEHSWEDVGEDARLVVPVGAGFLEGRDDVRVAVLSESGCARLVGDTPLGWCRVPAADVLDGLHPPRALRRLSYSLRCPRRGGPGHGVVHLAVRVLGDVHVHVARPDPAPPAQPGWCRVAMGIPVSGPSAAAAAVVGTPSPWAWSQASR, from the coding sequence ATGCCGTCGTCGAGGCTCGTGCCCAAGGACGGCGAGTGGGGAGGCGGCGTGGCGCTGGAGGTCACCGTGCTGTCGGCCGAGTCGCTGCGCCTGCCGCCCACCTACTCGCCGCTCCCGCGCCGGCTGCGGCCCTACGtcgccgtctcctcctcctcctcgtcctcgtccgccGGCTGCAGCACGGGCGTGGCCCCCGCGTCGTCCGGCGCGGGCGAGCACTCGTGGGAGGACGTCGGCGAGGACGCGCGCCTGGTGGTGCCCGTGGGCGCGGGGTTCCTGGAGGGCCGCGACGACGTGCGCGTGGCGGTGCTCTCGGAGTCCGGCTGCGCGCGGCTCGTCGGCGACACGCCGCTGGGCTGGTGCCGCGTGCCCGCCGCCGACGTGCTGGACGGCCTCCACCCGCCGCGCGCGCTCCGCAGGCTCAGCTACTCGCTCCGCTGCCCGCGCCGCGGCGGGCCCGGACACGGCGTCGTCCACCTCGCCGTGCGCGTCCTCGGCGACGTCCACGTCCACGTCGCCCGCCCGGACCCGGCCCCGCCAGCGCAGCCCGGCTGGTGCCGCGTCGCCATGGGCATCCCGGTCTCcggcccctccgccgccgccgcggccgtcgTCGGCACGCCGTCCCCCTGGGCGTGGAGCCAGGCGTCGCGCTGA